From Dethiosulfovibrio salsuginis, one genomic window encodes:
- a CDS encoding pyridoxal phosphate-dependent aminotransferase translates to MDWKKLIPQGLKDTKTELYFNCVENRPVSVDCGLGYSPIGAPEKVKSAFGPLFGDDLSRYIPPSERLARPVRDFWGGLVDEEELVFANGTDTILVVLAKALAAPGGKVLGMAPQFTDGPVHFQLSGCDFLPLPLGAPEYRIEVNDLLKALDDSISLVYVDRPHNPTGQLMDLKDLDRLISAANDVGAMVIVDEAYGDFVPEETSCLNLSRKNLICLRTFSKGWGMAGVRGGYGVFRDPYARELYLRVSPPFTVDALGFSSIPMALEEGKKFLPSMRTEIAKLKDQVIKEIESTSGFSVAHTCMSVAIMMVTYDGPINLYDSLMDQGIKTAPGSGFLGIGDNSVRLRVPPEEQMEEFIARWRAMARGLRG, encoded by the coding sequence ATGGACTGGAAAAAACTTATTCCCCAGGGCTTGAAGGACACGAAGACGGAGCTCTATTTCAACTGCGTCGAGAATCGACCGGTTTCGGTCGACTGTGGCCTGGGCTACAGCCCGATAGGAGCACCGGAGAAGGTCAAATCGGCTTTCGGCCCTCTCTTTGGAGACGATCTATCCCGGTACATCCCCCCTTCCGAACGGCTGGCAAGGCCTGTTCGGGATTTCTGGGGAGGGCTGGTCGACGAGGAGGAACTGGTCTTCGCCAACGGCACCGACACCATATTGGTGGTCCTGGCCAAGGCCCTGGCCGCACCGGGGGGGAAGGTCTTAGGCATGGCCCCTCAGTTCACCGACGGCCCGGTTCACTTTCAGCTATCAGGCTGTGACTTCCTTCCACTGCCGCTGGGGGCACCGGAATACAGGATAGAGGTTAACGATCTACTGAAGGCCCTTGACGACTCTATATCGTTGGTCTACGTAGACAGGCCACACAACCCCACAGGACAGCTGATGGACCTTAAAGACCTCGATCGGCTGATATCCGCAGCGAACGACGTCGGAGCCATGGTCATAGTGGACGAGGCCTACGGCGATTTCGTCCCCGAGGAGACCTCCTGCCTTAACCTGAGCCGTAAAAACCTCATCTGTCTCAGGACTTTCTCCAAAGGGTGGGGAATGGCGGGGGTAAGGGGAGGATACGGGGTGTTTCGAGACCCTTACGCCAGAGAGCTATATCTCAGGGTAAGCCCACCTTTCACCGTGGACGCACTGGGTTTTTCGTCCATACCTATGGCCTTAGAGGAGGGCAAAAAATTCCTGCCCTCCATGAGAACCGAGATAGCCAAACTAAAGGATCAGGTTATAAAAGAGATAGAGTCGACCTCTGGATTCTCCGTGGCCCATACCTGTATGTCCGTAGCCATCATGATGGTAACCTACGATGGGCCGATAAACCTCTACGACAGCCTGATGGATCAGGGCATAAAGACCGCACCGGGATCGGGATTTTTGGGAATAGGGGACAACTCGGTCCGTCTAAGGGTGCCCCCTGAGGAGCAGATGGAGGAGTTTATCGCCCGATGGAGGGCGATGGCCAGGGGCCTCAGAGGATAA
- a CDS encoding FeoB-associated Cys-rich membrane protein — protein MEKAIVAAVVIVAGIVLLNRIRSIAKGGGCGCGCSSCPSASKCTPPEEYHKGN, from the coding sequence ATGGAAAAGGCGATAGTAGCGGCGGTCGTGATAGTAGCAGGGATCGTTCTATTGAACAGAATCAGGTCCATCGCAAAAGGCGGAGGCTGTGGATGCGGATGCTCCAGCTGCCCATCGGCATCTAAATGCACCCCCCCAGAGGAGTATCATAAGGGTAACTAA
- the feoB gene encoding ferrous iron transport protein B, which yields MAIVALAGNPNSGKTTLFNALTGARQHVGNYPGITVDRKKGTYVKKGLSLEIEDLPGIYSLSAYSSEEVVAREFLTTQSPDGVVNVVDGSNLERNLYLTVQLLEMGLPMCIAINMMDVAETRGMDIDHKALSRLIGVPVVPVVARKGQGIDELMEVASGLSQSTQPPFRISYGSDLDQALDVMTSIIERNPSLAEAARPRWSALKYLEGDQVIKDSIAKESPKTDQELSSIALELERHLRTTLDTYPEAMIADQRYGYIKSILRQGVLVYRKDRDAPTLSDKLDKFLTNRFLGPIAMAAVLAGLYYFTFTYSEVPVGWFENFFGWLGDVTDANMADGLLKSMVKSGVVDGVGGVMGFVPLIFFMFLGISFLEDTGYLARVAFMLDRVFRFFGLHGSSVMPLIVSGGIAGGCAVPGVMAARTIKSPKERIATLLTAPFMNCGAKLPVFALLVGVFFSERQASMMLLITAVSWIGALLAAKLLRSTVLRGETTPFVMELPPYRLPTFQGLMIHTWERTWQYIKKAGTVILGISIILWALMTFPELGEDDRARFQGMKDSITSQASPELLSEELAGKLLEIDGQEAQLALRKSYAGRVGTALEGITSFAGFDWRDNIALVGGFAAKEVVVSTLGTAYSLGEVDPEESEGLAQTLANSPDWSPIKALALIVFTMFYAPCFVTVVCIVRETGTWRWGLFSMVFNTILAYGLAVAVYQGGLFLQRIGG from the coding sequence ATGGCTATCGTAGCGTTGGCGGGAAACCCTAACTCCGGGAAGACGACCCTCTTCAACGCCCTGACAGGGGCCAGACAGCACGTGGGAAACTACCCAGGCATAACGGTGGACAGGAAAAAAGGCACCTACGTCAAGAAAGGCCTATCACTGGAGATAGAGGACCTCCCAGGAATATACTCCCTCTCCGCCTACTCCTCCGAGGAGGTCGTGGCCAGAGAGTTCCTAACCACCCAATCCCCCGATGGGGTGGTGAACGTGGTGGACGGCTCCAACCTGGAGAGAAACCTGTACCTCACCGTCCAGCTTCTGGAGATGGGCCTTCCTATGTGCATAGCCATAAACATGATGGACGTAGCTGAGACCAGAGGCATGGATATAGACCACAAAGCCCTTTCCAGGTTGATCGGCGTTCCGGTTGTTCCGGTTGTCGCCAGAAAGGGCCAGGGGATAGACGAACTTATGGAGGTAGCATCCGGTCTGTCCCAATCGACCCAGCCGCCTTTCAGGATATCCTACGGCTCGGACTTGGACCAGGCTCTGGACGTAATGACCTCCATAATAGAGAGGAATCCCTCTTTGGCCGAGGCGGCTCGCCCTAGATGGTCCGCCTTAAAGTACCTGGAGGGAGATCAGGTAATCAAAGACTCGATCGCCAAAGAGTCCCCTAAAACCGATCAGGAGCTTTCGTCTATAGCCCTTGAGCTAGAGCGTCACCTAAGGACCACCTTAGACACCTACCCTGAGGCTATGATAGCCGATCAGAGATACGGCTACATCAAGTCGATCCTGAGACAGGGAGTACTGGTTTATCGAAAGGACAGAGACGCACCGACCCTGTCGGACAAGCTGGATAAATTCCTCACGAACCGTTTTCTAGGCCCTATCGCCATGGCGGCGGTCCTGGCGGGGCTGTACTATTTCACCTTTACCTACAGCGAGGTCCCGGTGGGGTGGTTCGAGAACTTTTTCGGATGGCTAGGGGACGTGACCGACGCCAATATGGCCGACGGTCTCCTCAAGTCGATGGTTAAATCAGGGGTAGTAGACGGAGTTGGAGGTGTTATGGGCTTCGTACCGCTTATCTTCTTCATGTTCCTAGGGATATCCTTCCTGGAGGATACAGGATATCTGGCGAGAGTCGCTTTTATGCTGGACCGGGTGTTTAGGTTCTTCGGCCTCCACGGTAGCTCGGTGATGCCTCTGATAGTATCAGGAGGCATAGCGGGAGGATGTGCCGTCCCAGGGGTAATGGCCGCCAGGACGATAAAGTCCCCTAAAGAGCGGATCGCCACCCTGCTGACCGCACCGTTCATGAACTGCGGCGCAAAGCTACCGGTGTTTGCCCTGCTGGTCGGGGTTTTCTTCTCCGAGAGACAGGCCTCAATGATGCTCCTCATAACCGCAGTTTCCTGGATAGGGGCCCTTCTGGCGGCAAAACTGCTTAGATCCACGGTCCTGAGAGGCGAAACTACCCCCTTCGTCATGGAACTGCCGCCCTACAGGCTTCCTACCTTTCAGGGACTAATGATACACACCTGGGAGAGAACCTGGCAGTACATAAAAAAGGCGGGAACGGTCATCCTCGGTATATCGATAATCCTCTGGGCCCTCATGACCTTCCCGGAGCTAGGGGAGGATGATAGGGCGCGGTTCCAGGGGATGAAGGATTCCATAACGTCTCAGGCATCGCCGGAGCTTTTGTCGGAAGAACTGGCTGGGAAACTTCTTGAGATAGACGGACAGGAAGCTCAGTTGGCCCTTAGAAAATCCTACGCCGGCAGGGTTGGCACAGCCTTAGAGGGAATAACCTCTTTCGCCGGGTTTGACTGGAGAGACAATATAGCCTTAGTAGGTGGCTTTGCCGCCAAAGAGGTGGTGGTCTCAACTCTGGGAACCGCCTACTCTCTGGGAGAGGTCGACCCGGAGGAGAGCGAGGGCCTGGCTCAGACCTTGGCCAACTCGCCGGACTGGTCGCCTATAAAAGCTCTGGCTCTCATAGTGTTTACCATGTTCTACGCCCCTTGTTTCGTCACCGTAGTGTGTATCGTTAGGGAGACAGGAACGTGGAGATGGGGTCTATTCTCCATGGTGTTCAACACCATCCTGGCCTATGGCCTGGCGGTAGCGGTGTATCAGGGAGGCCTGTTTCTTCAGAGGATAGGAGGCTAA
- a CDS encoding FeoA family protein, translating into MGKISMRKMKKNQSGIIRSVKAEGELGRRIRDMGLTPGTDIKILGRAPLYDPVALRVGDFTLTLRNSEADYIEVEVQD; encoded by the coding sequence ATGGGAAAGATATCCATGAGAAAGATGAAGAAAAACCAATCCGGCATCATACGGTCGGTGAAGGCCGAGGGGGAACTCGGACGGCGAATAAGGGATATGGGGCTGACCCCAGGAACGGATATCAAGATCCTCGGCAGGGCACCTCTTTACGACCCGGTGGCCCTAAGGGTAGGGGATTTTACGTTGACCCTAAGAAACAGCGAGGCGGACTACATCGAAGTGGAGGTCCAGGACTGA
- a CDS encoding flavodoxin — translation MSNIAVFYGSTTGATQGVAEKITGILGADLFDVSSAGDDAISGHDVLLLGSSTWGLGELQDDWNDFLPRLEKVELSGKKVAFFGTGDQEGFGDTFVEALGIIHDAIEGKGVTVIGKWPSDGYSGTGSALKDGFFVGLPIDESNQSDMTDDRIAAWTEQLKWEIA, via the coding sequence ATATCAAACATAGCTGTTTTTTACGGAAGCACCACAGGAGCGACCCAGGGGGTAGCGGAGAAAATAACGGGCATCTTAGGGGCTGACCTTTTCGACGTATCTTCGGCAGGAGACGACGCCATATCGGGACACGACGTCCTTCTTTTGGGATCGTCCACCTGGGGGCTCGGAGAGCTTCAGGACGACTGGAACGACTTTTTACCGAGACTGGAGAAAGTTGAGCTATCGGGAAAAAAAGTCGCCTTCTTCGGCACAGGGGACCAGGAGGGATTCGGGGATACTTTCGTCGAGGCCCTAGGGATCATCCACGATGCCATAGAGGGTAAAGGGGTCACGGTAATAGGCAAATGGCCCAGCGATGGATACAGCGGAACAGGCTCGGCCCTCAAGGACGGCTTTTTCGTGGGACTCCCGATAGACGAATCCAACCAGTCAGACATGACCGACGACAGGATCGCCGCCTGGACGGAACAGCTCAAATGGGAAATAGCGTAA
- a CDS encoding FeoA family protein gives MNNLKSMSKCPSGTRGQVLLVEGGCSMKHRLADMGVFPGAFIEILQNEGGPVVLKIGEGRLALGRQMADRVLIA, from the coding sequence GTGAATAACCTGAAATCTATGTCTAAGTGTCCTTCCGGTACCAGAGGACAGGTCCTTCTGGTTGAGGGGGGCTGTTCGATGAAACACAGGTTGGCCGACATGGGGGTTTTCCCTGGGGCCTTTATCGAGATACTTCAAAACGAAGGTGGCCCTGTTGTCCTTAAAATAGGGGAAGGTCGCCTGGCTTTAGGAAGACAGATGGCCGACAGGGTGTTGATCGCCTGA